Proteins encoded within one genomic window of Amycolatopsis sp. 2-15:
- the dop gene encoding depupylase/deamidase Dop: protein MRRIMGTEVEYGIAVPGDATANPVLTSTQVVLAYAAAADIPRARRARWDYEVESPLRDARGFDLTGPGGPGHDPDVEDLGAANVILTNGARLYVDHAHPEYSAPEVTNARDAVIWDKAGERVMEEAALKAASVPGQPPLQLYKNNVDGKGASYGTHENYLCSRSTPFTAIIAGLTPFFVSRQVVTGSGRVGIGQQSEEAGFQLSQRSDYIEVEVGLETTLKRGIINTRDEPHADADKYRRLHVIVGDANLSEYSTYLKVGTTALILDLIESGIRFDELKLDEPVRAVHKISHDPTLKVKVELANGKKFSGLDLQFAYHEIASANLERTGADEASKEVLRVWGEVLDALARDPQECADRLDWPAKLRLLEGYRERDQLAWGAPRLRLVDLQYSDVRLAKGLYNRLVTRGSMKRLVTEEEVQAAITTPPSDTRAYFRGRALEKYATSIAAASWDSVIFDVGKESLVRIPTLEPLRGTKAHVGKLLDAAATAEELVEAITGSD from the coding sequence ATGCGTCGGATCATGGGAACCGAAGTCGAGTACGGCATCGCCGTGCCCGGGGACGCCACGGCGAACCCGGTGCTCACCTCGACTCAGGTTGTGCTCGCCTACGCGGCGGCTGCTGACATTCCGCGGGCTCGCCGGGCCCGGTGGGACTACGAGGTGGAGTCGCCGTTGCGCGACGCGCGCGGGTTCGACCTGACGGGTCCGGGCGGGCCGGGGCACGACCCGGACGTGGAGGACCTGGGCGCCGCGAACGTCATCCTGACGAACGGTGCGCGCCTGTATGTGGACCACGCGCACCCGGAGTACTCGGCGCCTGAGGTCACGAACGCGCGGGACGCGGTGATCTGGGACAAGGCCGGTGAGCGGGTGATGGAGGAGGCGGCGCTGAAGGCGGCGTCCGTGCCCGGTCAGCCGCCGTTGCAGCTGTACAAGAACAACGTGGACGGCAAGGGTGCGAGCTACGGTACGCACGAGAACTACCTGTGTTCGCGGTCGACGCCGTTCACGGCGATCATCGCCGGGTTGACGCCGTTTTTCGTGTCGCGGCAGGTGGTGACGGGTTCGGGACGCGTGGGAATCGGCCAGCAGAGCGAAGAGGCCGGTTTCCAGCTTTCGCAGCGGTCGGATTACATCGAGGTCGAGGTCGGCCTGGAGACGACGTTGAAGCGCGGGATCATCAACACGCGCGACGAGCCGCACGCGGACGCGGACAAGTACCGGCGGCTGCACGTCATCGTCGGTGACGCGAACCTGTCGGAGTACTCGACCTACCTGAAGGTGGGTACGACGGCGCTGATCCTGGATCTCATCGAGTCGGGGATCCGGTTCGACGAGCTGAAGCTGGACGAGCCGGTGCGGGCGGTGCACAAGATCAGCCACGACCCGACATTGAAGGTGAAGGTCGAGCTGGCGAACGGGAAGAAGTTCTCGGGGCTTGACCTGCAGTTCGCTTACCACGAGATCGCGTCGGCGAACCTCGAGCGCACGGGTGCGGACGAGGCGTCGAAGGAGGTTCTGCGGGTCTGGGGCGAGGTGCTCGACGCGCTGGCGCGGGATCCGCAGGAGTGTGCGGACCGGTTGGACTGGCCGGCGAAGCTGCGGCTGCTGGAGGGGTACCGGGAGCGGGATCAGCTGGCGTGGGGTGCGCCGCGGTTGCGGCTGGTGGACCTGCAGTACTCGGATGTGCGGCTGGCGAAGGGCCTGTACAACCGGCTGGTCACGCGTGGGTCGATGAAGCGGCTGGTCACGGAGGAGGAGGTCCAGGCGGCGATCACGACTCCGCCGTCGGACACGCGGGCGTACTTCCGGGGGCGGGCGTTGGAGAAGTACGCGACGTCGATCGCGGCCGCGTCGTGGGATTCGGTCATCTTCGACGTGGGCAAGGAGTCGTTGGTGCGGATCCCGACGCTGGAGCCGCTGCGGGGCACGAAGGCGCACGTCGGGAAGCTGCTGGACGCGGCGGCGACGGCCGAGGAGCTGGTCGAGGCGATCACCGGTTCGGACTAG
- a CDS encoding ubiquitin-like protein Pup codes for MAQEKIEKHGGGDSDEEFEATGAAGQERREKLGEDVDTILDEIDDVLEENAEDFVRAYVQKGGE; via the coding sequence ATGGCGCAGGAGAAGATCGAGAAGCACGGCGGTGGGGACTCCGACGAGGAGTTCGAAGCCACCGGAGCGGCGGGCCAGGAGCGGCGCGAGAAGCTCGGCGAGGACGTCGACACGATCCTCGACGAGATCGACGACGTGCTGGAGGAGAACGCCGAGGACTTCGTTCGCGCCTACGTGCAGAAGGGCGGCGAGTAG
- the prcB gene encoding proteasome subunit beta has translation MDNTFPRAGFSGPGLPASYFSPASSSFADFVRAQAPELLPARRVPSSGVGELAVPHGTTIVALTFAGGVLIAGDRRATSGNLIASRDIEKVHVTDEYSAVGIAGTAGLAVEMVRLYAVELAHYEKIEGVSLSLDGKTNKLAGMVKANLDMAMAGLAVVPLFVGYDLEAEDAKRAGRIISYDAAGGRYEENAGYAGVGSGSLFAKSALKKLYDPDADVDAAVRAAVEALYDAADDDTASGGPDLVRRIFPSVVTITAETGAVQLPSEQTAAVAEAVVAGRAERTHHRPS, from the coding sequence ATGGACAACACCTTCCCTCGGGCGGGTTTTTCGGGACCCGGCCTGCCTGCTTCGTACTTCTCGCCGGCTTCGTCGTCGTTCGCGGACTTCGTGCGGGCGCAGGCGCCTGAGCTGTTGCCGGCGCGGCGGGTGCCGTCGTCCGGGGTGGGTGAGCTGGCGGTGCCGCACGGGACGACGATCGTGGCGCTGACGTTCGCCGGGGGTGTGCTGATCGCGGGTGACCGGCGGGCGACGTCGGGGAACCTGATCGCGAGCCGGGACATCGAGAAGGTGCACGTCACGGACGAGTACTCGGCGGTGGGGATCGCGGGTACCGCGGGTCTGGCCGTGGAGATGGTCCGGTTGTACGCGGTGGAGCTGGCGCACTACGAGAAGATCGAGGGTGTGTCGCTGTCGCTGGACGGCAAGACGAACAAGCTGGCCGGGATGGTGAAGGCCAACCTGGACATGGCGATGGCCGGCCTGGCCGTGGTGCCGTTGTTCGTGGGCTACGACCTGGAGGCCGAGGACGCGAAGCGCGCCGGCCGGATCATCTCGTACGACGCCGCCGGTGGGCGCTACGAGGAGAACGCCGGGTATGCGGGTGTCGGTTCGGGTTCGCTGTTCGCGAAGTCGGCGCTGAAGAAGCTGTACGACCCTGACGCGGATGTTGATGCGGCGGTGCGGGCGGCCGTGGAGGCGTTGTACGACGCCGCGGACGACGACACCGCGAGTGGCGGGCCGGACCTGGTGCGGCGCATTTTCCCGAGCGTCGTCACGATCACCGCCGAGACCGGTGCGGTGCAGCTGCCGTCGGAGCAGACGGCGGCGGTGGCGGAGGCCGTGGTGGCCGGCCGCGCCGAGCGCACGCACCACCGGCCGAGCTGA
- the prcA gene encoding proteasome subunit alpha, with the protein MTMPLYASPEQLMRERSELARKGIARGRSVVVLKYSGGVLFVAENPSATLHKVSEIYDRIGFAAVGRYSEFENLRVAGIRHADLKGYQYDRRDVSARALANAYAATLGSIFTEQLKPFEVEVCVAEVGANQSEDQLYRLTYDGSIFDESPFVVMGGQTEPISTKLKDTVDPEHDLATALATAIEGLRTTVAASGNGNGAAQPDQIKLEVAVLDRARPRRAFRRLTGAALDALLPEPPAEDEAEKPAEGDSDGGSAKE; encoded by the coding sequence GTGACGATGCCGTTGTATGCCTCTCCCGAGCAGCTGATGCGGGAGCGTTCCGAGCTGGCGCGCAAGGGCATTGCGCGCGGCCGGAGCGTGGTGGTGCTGAAGTACTCCGGCGGGGTGCTGTTCGTGGCGGAGAACCCGTCGGCGACGTTGCACAAGGTGTCGGAGATCTACGACCGGATCGGGTTCGCCGCGGTGGGCCGGTACTCGGAGTTCGAGAACCTGCGGGTGGCGGGGATCCGGCACGCGGACTTGAAGGGCTACCAATACGACCGGCGTGACGTGAGTGCGCGGGCGCTGGCGAACGCTTACGCGGCGACGCTGGGCAGCATCTTCACCGAGCAGCTGAAGCCGTTCGAGGTGGAGGTGTGTGTCGCCGAGGTCGGGGCGAACCAGTCGGAGGACCAGCTGTACCGGCTGACCTACGACGGGTCGATCTTCGACGAGTCGCCGTTCGTGGTGATGGGTGGGCAGACGGAGCCGATCAGCACGAAGCTGAAGGACACCGTCGACCCGGAGCACGATCTGGCGACGGCGCTGGCGACGGCGATCGAGGGCTTGCGGACGACGGTCGCGGCGTCGGGCAACGGCAACGGGGCGGCGCAGCCGGATCAGATCAAGCTCGAGGTGGCGGTGCTGGACCGGGCGCGGCCGCGGCGGGCGTTCCGCCGGTTGACGGGGGCGGCGCTGGACGCGTTGCTGCCCGAGCCGCCGGCGGAGGACGAGGCCGAGAAGCCGGCCGAGGGTGACTCGGACGGTGGCTCCGCCAAGGAGTGA
- a CDS encoding bifunctional phosphatase PAP2/diacylglycerol kinase family protein, with the protein MLHQLSRPFRKVGRTDRALIRRSAALPRTRADDVLGGLSKSANKSRLWWVVAVALAARKGATRRGALRGMVAIAGASAAANLLGKPLFPRRRPAEDEVPEHRRLRKRPTSSSFPSGHAASAAAFATAVAMESPKAGLVVAPLAGAVAYSRVHTGVHWPSDVGAGLVIGVGVAALTRHWWPLHPDLPARTAHTAEAPEMRDGEDMLALVNPHSGVDGQDPTEDVRYAWPKATLLYPDPHQDLREQLAAEIDARGGSVRALGVAGGDGTVAAVASVAAERGLPLALIPAGTLNHFARDVGVRSMPDADAATEAGNAVGIDLGEVEVHGAGEPEHRWFVNTASLGGYPEMVRLREKLQQKHPKWPSAALALARVLRRAKPLPILLNDEPAEVWLIFVGNGTYSPKGFAPSRRPALDTGLLDVRYLRADLPYSRARFLLAMVTNSLNASHVYQQLDLPELRVKLLGGNRRVATDGEVGPLGNEFTFRARPSALTIYRNPDNRV; encoded by the coding sequence GTGTTGCACCAGCTCAGCCGCCCGTTCCGGAAGGTGGGGCGCACCGATCGGGCGCTGATCCGCCGTAGCGCGGCCCTGCCGAGGACCCGGGCCGACGATGTTCTCGGCGGGCTTTCGAAATCCGCGAACAAGTCGCGGCTGTGGTGGGTTGTGGCCGTCGCGCTGGCCGCCCGCAAGGGTGCGACGCGCCGGGGAGCGCTGCGCGGGATGGTCGCCATCGCCGGGGCGAGCGCGGCCGCGAACCTGCTCGGCAAGCCGCTGTTCCCCCGCCGGCGCCCAGCCGAGGACGAGGTGCCCGAGCACCGGCGGCTGCGCAAGCGGCCCACGTCCTCCTCGTTCCCCTCCGGCCACGCGGCCTCCGCGGCCGCGTTCGCCACGGCCGTCGCGATGGAGTCACCGAAGGCCGGGCTCGTCGTCGCGCCCCTGGCGGGCGCCGTGGCCTACTCACGGGTCCACACCGGTGTCCACTGGCCCAGCGACGTCGGCGCCGGCCTGGTGATCGGCGTCGGCGTCGCCGCGCTGACCCGGCACTGGTGGCCGCTGCACCCCGACCTGCCCGCCCGCACCGCGCACACGGCCGAAGCACCGGAGATGCGCGACGGCGAGGACATGCTGGCCCTGGTCAACCCGCACTCCGGCGTCGACGGCCAGGACCCGACCGAGGACGTCCGCTACGCCTGGCCCAAGGCGACGCTGCTCTACCCCGACCCGCACCAGGACCTGCGCGAACAGCTCGCCGCCGAGATCGACGCCCGCGGCGGCTCCGTGCGCGCGCTGGGCGTCGCGGGTGGTGACGGCACGGTCGCCGCGGTCGCGTCCGTGGCCGCCGAACGCGGCCTGCCGCTCGCGCTCATCCCCGCGGGCACGCTCAACCACTTCGCGCGTGACGTCGGCGTGCGGTCGATGCCCGACGCCGACGCGGCCACCGAGGCCGGCAACGCCGTCGGCATCGACCTGGGCGAGGTCGAGGTCCACGGCGCCGGCGAGCCGGAGCACCGCTGGTTCGTGAACACCGCGAGCCTCGGCGGCTACCCCGAGATGGTGCGGCTGCGCGAGAAGCTGCAACAGAAGCACCCGAAGTGGCCTTCGGCCGCGCTCGCGCTCGCCCGTGTGCTGCGCCGTGCGAAACCGCTGCCGATCCTACTCAACGACGAGCCCGCCGAGGTCTGGCTGATCTTCGTCGGCAACGGCACCTACTCCCCCAAGGGCTTCGCGCCGTCACGGCGCCCGGCTCTGGACACCGGCCTGCTCGACGTGCGCTACCTGCGGGCCGACCTGCCCTACTCCCGCGCCAGGTTCCTGCTCGCGATGGTGACCAACAGCCTCAACGCCAGCCACGTCTACCAGCAGCTGGACCTACCGGAACTGCGCGTGAAGCTGCTCGGCGGAAACCGCCGCGTGGCCACCGACGGCGAGGTCGGGCCACTCGGCAACGAGTTCACCTTCCGCGCCCGCCCCAGCGCCCTGACGATCTACCGCAACCCCGACAACCGGGTTTGA
- the pafA gene encoding Pup--protein ligase: MQRRIFGIETEFGVTCTFHGQRRLSPDEVARYLFRRVVSWGRSSNVFLSNGSRLYLDVGSHPEYATAECDDLTQLVTHDKAGERILEDLLVDAERRLADEGIGGDIFLFKNNTDSAGNSYGCHENYLVTRAGEFSRIADVLLPFLVTRQLICGAGKVLQTPRGAVYCLSQRAEHIWEGVSSATTRSRPIINTRDEPHADAERYRRLHVIVGDSNMAEPTTMLKIGSANLVLEMIEAGVQFRDFTLDNPIRAIREISHDLTGRRQVRLAGGREASALDIQREYYARAVQHLKENGSTPANERVVELWGRALEAVEQQDFAKIDTEIDWAIKHRLVERYRAKHDLDLSSPRIAQLDLAYHDIRRGRGIFDLLQRKGLVKRVTDDGEIEAAKDTPPQTTRAKLRGDFIAAAQAAGRDFTVDWVHLKLNDQAQRTVLCKDPFRSVDERVERLISSL, from the coding sequence ATGCAGCGGCGGATCTTTGGCATCGAGACCGAGTTCGGGGTCACGTGCACCTTCCACGGTCAGCGCAGGCTCTCGCCCGACGAGGTCGCGCGGTATCTCTTCCGGCGGGTCGTGTCCTGGGGACGCTCGTCGAACGTCTTCCTGTCCAACGGCTCCCGGCTCTACCTCGACGTGGGCTCGCACCCCGAGTACGCGACGGCCGAGTGCGACGACCTCACGCAGCTGGTCACGCACGACAAAGCCGGTGAGCGGATCCTCGAGGACCTGCTGGTCGACGCCGAGCGCCGGCTGGCCGACGAGGGCATCGGCGGCGACATCTTCCTGTTCAAGAACAACACCGACTCCGCGGGCAACTCCTACGGCTGCCACGAGAACTACCTCGTGACGCGCGCCGGTGAGTTCTCCCGGATCGCCGACGTGCTGCTGCCCTTCCTCGTGACCCGCCAGCTCATCTGCGGCGCGGGCAAGGTCCTGCAGACCCCGCGCGGCGCCGTGTACTGCCTCTCGCAGCGCGCGGAGCACATCTGGGAGGGCGTCTCCAGCGCCACCACGCGCTCGCGCCCCATCATCAACACCCGAGACGAGCCCCACGCCGACGCCGAGCGCTACCGGCGCCTGCACGTGATCGTGGGCGACTCGAACATGGCCGAGCCCACCACGATGCTCAAGATCGGGTCGGCGAACCTGGTGCTCGAGATGATCGAGGCGGGCGTGCAGTTCCGCGACTTCACCCTCGACAACCCGATCCGGGCGATCCGCGAGATCAGCCACGATCTCACCGGCCGCCGCCAGGTCCGCCTCGCCGGCGGACGCGAGGCCTCGGCGCTCGACATCCAGCGCGAGTACTACGCCCGCGCGGTGCAGCACCTCAAGGAGAACGGCTCCACCCCCGCCAACGAGCGTGTGGTCGAGCTGTGGGGCCGCGCCCTCGAGGCCGTCGAGCAGCAGGACTTCGCCAAGATCGACACCGAGATCGACTGGGCCATCAAGCACCGCCTGGTCGAGCGCTACCGCGCGAAGCACGACCTGGACCTGTCCAGCCCGCGGATCGCGCAGCTCGACCTCGCCTACCACGACATCCGCCGCGGCCGGGGCATCTTCGACCTGCTGCAGCGCAAGGGCCTGGTCAAGCGGGTCACCGACGACGGCGAGATCGAAGCCGCCAAGGACACCCCGCCCCAGACCACCCGCGCGAAGCTGCGCGGCGACTTCATCGCCGCCGCCCAGGCCGCCGGGCGTGACTTCACCGTCGACTGGGTCCACCTCAAGCTCAACGACCAGGCCCAGCGCACCGTGCTGTGCAAGGACCCGTTCCGCTCGGTGGACGAGCGGGTGGAACGCCTGATCAGCTCGCTGTAA
- a CDS encoding WD40/YVTN/BNR-like repeat-containing protein, with amino-acid sequence MRVVRALVVLLGAVLPLVAGGVAGAAQRLPSWQLAPAGVTAQFRGLSAVSGRVAWVSGTQGTVLRTTDGGRTWSPVGPSGTEALEFRDIEAFDADHAVVLSIGPGGDSRVYRTDDAGRHWRQTFANPDPAAFYDCLAFFDPWRGLAMSDPVDGKFHVQATADGGRTWRQIPDSAFPPALPGEAGFAASGQCVATSGPFDAWLAMGGGARARVLHSGDAGHHWTVADTPLPSSTSAGVFALAFRTPWQGVAIGGDFANPTAPGPAVALSGDRGRTWRTPAQYPAGYRSGLAWLGGSVIAVGPGGSDLSPDGGRHWTRFDTGSFDTVDCTPLGACWASGTGGRVARLQR; translated from the coding sequence ATGCGGGTCGTGCGGGCGTTGGTGGTTCTGCTGGGTGCGGTGCTGCCGCTGGTGGCCGGTGGGGTGGCGGGCGCGGCTCAGCGGCTCCCGTCGTGGCAGCTCGCCCCGGCCGGGGTCACGGCGCAGTTCCGGGGGCTTTCGGCCGTCAGCGGGCGCGTGGCGTGGGTCAGCGGCACGCAGGGGACCGTCTTGCGCACCACGGACGGCGGCCGCACCTGGAGCCCCGTCGGGCCGTCCGGCACGGAGGCGCTCGAGTTCCGCGACATCGAGGCCTTCGACGCCGACCACGCCGTGGTGCTGTCCATCGGCCCGGGCGGGGACTCGCGGGTCTACCGCACCGACGACGCCGGCCGACACTGGCGCCAGACGTTCGCCAACCCCGACCCGGCCGCGTTCTACGACTGCCTCGCCTTCTTCGACCCGTGGCGCGGCCTCGCGATGAGCGACCCCGTCGACGGGAAGTTCCACGTGCAGGCCACCGCGGACGGCGGCCGCACCTGGCGGCAGATCCCCGACAGTGCGTTCCCGCCCGCGCTGCCCGGTGAAGCGGGCTTCGCGGCGAGCGGCCAGTGCGTGGCCACCTCGGGGCCGTTCGACGCGTGGCTCGCGATGGGCGGCGGCGCCCGCGCCCGCGTGCTGCACAGCGGCGACGCCGGGCACCACTGGACCGTCGCCGACACTCCGCTGCCCAGCAGCACGTCCGCCGGGGTGTTCGCACTCGCGTTCCGCACCCCATGGCAAGGCGTCGCGATCGGCGGGGACTTCGCGAACCCCACCGCGCCCGGCCCGGCCGTCGCGCTCAGCGGTGACCGCGGCCGCACCTGGCGCACCCCGGCGCAGTACCCCGCGGGCTACCGCTCCGGGCTCGCGTGGCTCGGCGGCTCGGTGATCGCCGTCGGCCCCGGCGGCAGTGACCTCAGCCCCGACGGCGGCCGCCACTGGACGCGGTTCGACACCGGCAGCTTCGACACCGTCGACTGCACACCGCTGGGCGCCTGCTGGGCCAGTGGCACCGGCGGCCGCGTCGCCCGGCTGCAGCGTTAG
- a CDS encoding SDR family oxidoreductase, which produces MAERVLLVTGASRGIGAATARRAVAAGFRVTLVARKAEAVAPLVAELGGENALALAADVTDWPSVAGAVEATLARFGRLDAAFANAGIGMGVSFFGDGGAEPEQWRDLVLTNVYGPAITARAVLPALADTSGHLVLTGSIAGRYPRKGSLYSATKWAVSGLAAGIREEAVGTGVRVTLVQPGITDTDILTDEQRRKPKLEADDVARAVLYALEQPPTVDVNEIMVRPTGQVL; this is translated from the coding sequence ATGGCTGAACGTGTACTGCTGGTGACCGGAGCGTCGCGAGGGATCGGGGCGGCGACGGCCAGGCGCGCGGTCGCGGCGGGGTTCCGGGTGACGCTCGTGGCGCGGAAAGCCGAGGCCGTGGCCCCGCTCGTGGCCGAGCTGGGCGGGGAAAACGCACTGGCGCTGGCCGCGGACGTCACCGACTGGCCGAGCGTGGCGGGCGCGGTCGAGGCGACGCTGGCGCGGTTCGGGCGGCTGGACGCGGCTTTCGCGAATGCCGGGATCGGCATGGGCGTGTCGTTCTTCGGCGACGGCGGCGCGGAGCCCGAGCAATGGCGGGATCTGGTGCTGACGAACGTCTACGGCCCCGCGATCACGGCGCGTGCGGTGCTGCCGGCGTTGGCGGACACGAGCGGTCATCTCGTGCTGACCGGTTCGATCGCCGGCCGGTACCCGCGCAAGGGGAGCCTGTATTCGGCGACGAAGTGGGCGGTGAGCGGGCTGGCGGCGGGGATCCGGGAGGAGGCCGTGGGAACCGGGGTTCGGGTGACGTTGGTGCAGCCCGGCATCACCGACACCGACATCCTCACCGACGAGCAGCGGCGCAAGCCGAAGCTCGAGGCCGACGACGTCGCCCGCGCGGTGCTTTACGCGCTGGAGCAGCCGCCGACGGTGGACGTCAACGAGATCATGGTGCGCCCGACCGGGCAGGTCCTCTAA
- a CDS encoding helix-turn-helix transcriptional regulator — protein sequence MSTARAERLVNLVLALLSTRQYLTAERIRGIVPGYADAASDEAFFRTFERDKTELRELGIPLETGRNSAFDPVEGYRIARRDYELGEIDLAPDEAAAVGLAVRLWDSPELTGQAQGALVKLRAAGVEVDDQAPTVIEPRVRAEPAFGPLLAAVQSGQAVRFEYRRSGSPERRMRELEPWGVVSWRARWYVVGHDRDRGATRCFRLSRVTGKVTPIGEPGAVTRPEGVNLLQLVSVTGGSEEASPVTTARLWVADGRAAGVRRRGEIVGRDTIDGTDGDLIEIGLYFPESAADWIAAQGPDVLVLEPDVLAKSVQHRLEAVLARAERGSGR from the coding sequence GTGTCCACCGCACGCGCCGAACGGCTGGTCAACCTCGTGCTCGCCCTGCTGTCCACCCGGCAGTACCTCACCGCCGAGCGGATCCGTGGAATCGTGCCCGGGTACGCCGACGCGGCCAGCGACGAGGCCTTCTTCCGCACGTTCGAACGCGACAAAACGGAGCTGCGGGAGCTCGGCATTCCGCTGGAGACCGGCCGCAACTCCGCCTTCGACCCCGTCGAGGGCTACCGCATCGCCCGCCGCGACTACGAGCTCGGCGAGATCGACCTGGCCCCCGACGAAGCGGCCGCCGTCGGCCTCGCCGTGCGCCTGTGGGACTCACCCGAGCTGACCGGGCAAGCCCAGGGCGCGCTCGTGAAGCTGCGCGCCGCCGGCGTCGAGGTCGACGACCAGGCACCCACCGTGATCGAGCCCCGCGTGCGCGCCGAACCGGCGTTCGGGCCGCTGCTCGCCGCCGTGCAGAGCGGCCAGGCCGTGCGCTTCGAGTACCGCCGCAGCGGTTCCCCGGAACGCCGCATGCGCGAGCTCGAACCGTGGGGCGTCGTTTCCTGGCGCGCCCGCTGGTACGTCGTCGGGCACGACCGCGACCGCGGCGCCACCCGCTGCTTCCGGCTCTCCCGCGTCACCGGCAAAGTGACCCCGATCGGCGAACCGGGCGCGGTGACGCGGCCCGAGGGCGTGAACCTGCTGCAGCTCGTGTCCGTCACCGGCGGTAGCGAAGAAGCCAGCCCCGTCACCACGGCCCGCCTCTGGGTCGCGGACGGACGCGCCGCCGGCGTGCGACGCCGCGGCGAGATCGTCGGCCGCGACACGATCGACGGCACCGACGGCGATCTCATCGAGATCGGCCTGTACTTCCCCGAGTCCGCCGCCGACTGGATCGCCGCCCAGGGACCCGACGTGCTCGTGCTCGAACCCGACGTGCTCGCCAAATCCGTGCAGCACCGCCTCGAAGCCGTCCTCGCCCGCGCCGAGCGGGGGAGCGGCCGATGA
- a CDS encoding helix-turn-helix transcriptional regulator, producing the protein MSGSTERMPRLLALVPYLLARPGVRVDEAAHDFDVTPRQLRKDLELLWMCGLPGYGPGDLIDLSFEGDTIVVTHDAGMSRPLRLTGSEATALLVALRALADTPGVVDGDAVRRSIAKIEAAAGQAQPAGVVVGGGVREGKRAAKTREEVAAALQAGRALRMRYYTASKDQMTERTVDPMRLLIVQAVGYLEAWCRRVEDVRLFRLDRIDELTVLDEPAAPPAHARPTDLSDGVFSARPDQCEAELVLEPDARWVAEYYPCEELAELDGGRLRIRMRYADESWMVRLVLGLAGDAQVESPVTLADAVRRRAADAVARSRHLPSTYGR; encoded by the coding sequence ATGAGCGGCTCCACCGAACGCATGCCGCGCCTGCTCGCGCTCGTGCCCTACCTGCTCGCGCGCCCCGGGGTGCGCGTCGACGAGGCCGCCCACGACTTCGACGTCACGCCACGCCAGCTGCGCAAGGACCTCGAACTGTTGTGGATGTGCGGCCTGCCCGGCTACGGCCCCGGCGACCTCATCGACCTGTCCTTCGAAGGCGACACCATCGTCGTCACCCACGACGCCGGCATGAGCCGCCCCCTGCGCCTCACCGGCAGCGAGGCGACCGCCCTGCTCGTGGCCCTGCGCGCGCTCGCGGACACCCCCGGCGTGGTCGACGGCGACGCCGTACGCCGCTCGATCGCCAAGATCGAGGCCGCCGCGGGCCAGGCCCAGCCGGCCGGCGTCGTGGTCGGTGGCGGCGTGCGCGAGGGCAAGCGCGCCGCGAAGACGCGTGAGGAGGTCGCGGCCGCGCTGCAGGCCGGCCGGGCCCTGCGGATGCGCTACTACACCGCGTCCAAGGACCAGATGACCGAACGCACCGTGGACCCGATGCGGCTGCTCATCGTGCAGGCCGTCGGCTACCTCGAAGCCTGGTGCCGCCGCGTCGAGGACGTGCGGCTGTTCCGGCTCGACCGCATCGACGAGCTGACCGTGCTCGACGAACCCGCGGCGCCCCCGGCGCACGCGCGGCCCACCGACCTGTCCGACGGCGTGTTCTCCGCGCGGCCCGACCAGTGCGAGGCCGAGCTCGTGCTCGAACCCGACGCGCGCTGGGTCGCGGAGTACTACCCGTGCGAAGAGCTCGCGGAGCTCGACGGTGGCCGGCTGCGCATCCGGATGCGCTATGCGGACGAGTCCTGGATGGTCCGTTTGGTCCTCGGATTGGCCGGAGACGCGCAGGTGGAGAGCCCGGTCACACTGGCTGACGCGGTTCGACGACGAGCGGCCGACGCGGTGGCCCGATCCCGTCACCTACCGTCAACCTACGGCCGTTAA
- a CDS encoding bacteriophage holin: MSYLPTYVVLAAGLLVLILLAVRTIRVLRQFRRTLSMVATNTQDRTGLLRARSAALRVAVAQRRDAPETSNIGND, from the coding sequence GTGTCGTACCTGCCCACTTACGTAGTGCTCGCGGCGGGCCTGCTCGTCCTGATTCTCCTGGCAGTACGGACGATCAGAGTCTTGCGCCAGTTCCGCCGCACCCTGAGCATGGTGGCTACGAACACCCAGGACCGGACCGGACTCCTCCGCGCCCGGTCCGCAGCACTTCGCGTGGCCGTGGCGCAGCGCCGCGACGCACCGGAAACCAGTAACATCGGCAACGACTAA
- the tatA gene encoding Sec-independent protein translocase subunit TatA, with translation MNALQPWHIIILVLVVVLLFGAKRLPDAARSIGKSMKIFKAETKDLTGEKIDEAEQAETRQIPPAATPAPQDPQVADLQRQLDELKKQQAADQPQKNAS, from the coding sequence ATGAACGCGCTGCAGCCGTGGCACATCATCATCCTGGTGCTCGTCGTGGTTCTGCTGTTCGGGGCCAAGAGGCTTCCCGACGCGGCTCGCTCCATCGGCAAGTCCATGAAGATCTTCAAGGCCGAGACCAAGGACCTCACGGGCGAGAAGATCGACGAGGCCGAGCAGGCCGAAACCCGCCAGATCCCGCCGGCCGCCACCCCGGCGCCGCAGGACCCGCAGGTCGCCGACCTTCAGCGCCAGCTCGACGAGCTCAAGAAGCAGCAGGCGGCCGACCAGCCGCAGAAGAACGCCAGCTGA